One window of the Glycocaulis alkaliphilus genome contains the following:
- a CDS encoding SufE family protein, giving the protein MQTGDTVIESLVDEFDFLGDWEERYRYLIEMGRALEPLSAQEHSDTNKVQGCVSQVWLVLGKDGEGRLLIRGDSDAHIVKGLVALLIRLYAGRPPAEVAAIDAREVLARIGLGEHLSPQRSNGLASMVARIRAWAAEA; this is encoded by the coding sequence ATGCAGACCGGCGACACTGTCATTGAATCCCTCGTGGACGAGTTCGACTTCCTGGGCGACTGGGAAGAACGCTACCGCTATCTCATCGAGATGGGCCGGGCGCTGGAGCCTTTAAGCGCGCAAGAACACAGCGATACCAACAAGGTGCAGGGCTGCGTCAGCCAGGTCTGGCTGGTTCTCGGCAAGGATGGCGAAGGCCGGCTCCTCATTCGCGGGGATTCCGACGCCCATATCGTCAAGGGTCTGGTGGCGCTTCTCATCCGCCTTTACGCCGGGCGCCCGCCGGCCGAAGTGGCCGCTATTGATGCGCGCGAAGTGCTGGCCCGCATCGGACTGGGAGAGCATCTCTCCCCGCAACGCTCCAACGGCCTTGCCTCCATGGTGGCGCGCATCCGCGCCTGGGCCGCAGAGGCCTAG